In Rosa rugosa chromosome 4, drRosRugo1.1, whole genome shotgun sequence, the genomic stretch caaaaaaaaaaacaaaaatcacattcaacaactacaatgaacatgttgggtatcaaaaacaggttgatatcataaaagattagagaaaagacaaaaaattaagaaagagagatgatgaaggacaaacttcttcgtgcgtagagagaagaactttgatagaccttttttttttttttttttgaagaggaaactttgatagactttttgaaatctttggtctggaggctggtaattattggagtttggtatgtatagttaacactacaaagtccatgattatccatgattttctaattctataagtatgaatgatattttgaatacctctgtacttttattcatttttaaaagtcctaattgaatacccctagattttggtggaattcatgaagtctttaaaaatcctaattgaatacctcaagactttcatggactgttaaaagtctatattgaatacacccagatttttaaattccatagatttgtttaaaagttccactaatttcatatacaatacacccccctaagctTAGGCTTATGGCCCCGAACTCTATGAGGCCGGAGAGTaattacaatccacactccccATATTTTGTATTCCCTCATTTTTCTTAAACATTTACCAATCTCATTCTCTACAATTGCATTCCACAATTACCCTTTTCAGCTTCCAAATACGCAACCAAAGAAACACagaattctttctttcttctctatCTATCAGTTAATTTCCTCTCCTCTCCCCTAAACTAGGAATTTACGTTCTAAGTAGCTGAAATTTAGAAATTCTCAAGGAAAGTTGTGATCGACTAATTAATGACTAAACATATAAGAATATATCATATATAAGACTTTGACTGTTGAACTGAGTTATGAATAACAATCGTCACCAACCTATTCTCCAAAATCAAACAAGTCAATTAAAAGAATGCCCAGATTGATCGCCCAAAAACTTCATTGTTAGAGATACCCAAAATCATGCTCATATTGTGAGTATGTTTGAGACATCAAGCATCAaaatttttgtattttgttttctGGGATTTGCTTATCATCAAGAGACAAAGCCAGAttcagaggaagagaagagaggCATAACCTCAGAGAGGTTGACGACGAGAGAAAAATTGCCTTGATTATTTCATACAACTCAAAAAATATAATTATCAATTCAGGAAAGAAATATCTTTCTGTCTTTTTTATACAACAAATTTGAGAACTTTCATTTCTTTGTATTCTGAAAGTATAGAAGCTAATGAGCCAATGAGGAGAAAGGGTAGGAGAGAATTGGTGTCATacgagaggagaggagagatgTATAGCTTTTTGAAGTTGGTTGAACTTGAAGAATATTCAAGGGCATTTGGGGAAGAAACATAAAAGAAAGAGGAGGGAAGTAGTGTAAAACAAAAAGTACAAATTTCACTCCGTTTTTAGTGCAGATATCATCTAAACCCTATTTTAACTAAAGAGTTTCCTAACGCTCAGGCATGTTGACTGAACTTCTCTCCACAATGGTCGCTGAGATCCAAagttctatgttttttttttctttttcctctaaccctgaaaataataataaaaaagaataacaatAATTTTCCACATTTTCACGTTGCCACCATTCTTTTACATTTCACTATGTTCTGCTCTCcaagttaacaaaacaaaccTAGCTAGAAACGCCAGCGATCACGATCATCATGTTCCGGCAAGCCTCACGTCTCTTGGGTCGAGCCTCTTGGCTGCGGCCACGACCCTTCTGCACAGAGGTCCCAGCAGCCACTCCATCAGCGGACCCAGCCTTTGTAGAGGCATGGAAGAAAGTGGCGCCCAACATCGACCCACCCAGGACTCCATCAACCTACATGGACCCTCGGCCTCCCATCCCTTCTTCCCTCCCTTCCAAAATGACAGTCAATTTCGTCCTCCCTTATTCTTCTGAGCTCTCTGGCAAAGAGGTCTCTGCCCTAAATTTGATATCTTTTCGGTTATTGATTCGCGTTTTCTTATGTTTTCTATTTGTTATTTGGATTGATTTCTTTGATTGGTTTGAGATGATTCAAATCTTGGTGTTATTTAAGAATATGTTTATAATCCGTGGACTCTTGCATTTTTGGTTAGGATGTGTTTGTACGTGAATTGTTGATATGATTATTGTTAGTTTTGGTCATGCTTCATTGTAAATGATATGTACTGATATTGTCATGCACATTCTGCTGGGTTGTTTTGAAAGTTAGGTCAATAAACTTTCCAATTCAAGCTTAGTTTGCCTTTCTAGAACACAATGACTCAGGATTATTTGTTTCTAAATGTTTATGATCTTTCTCTTTTGTCAATCATCGATAAACTACATTGTATTTCTTCTGAAATATGTTAGCTAGTTTCCATTGATTTATGTCATCTTTCTCTTTTGTCAATCATCGATAAACTACATTGTATTTCTTCTAAAATATGTTAGCTAGTTTCCATTGATTTATGTCATTTGAGGTATGAGAATTGCATTTATGACCTCCTTGTTCGAGGTTTTGGTGCTCTTTCAAATGGTCTTTCATTTTAATATCTGGGTTTTGTTTGGGTACAAATCCATCAACTGTGGATATTGTATTGTTTTGGTTTATCACATTACCatcttttcagtttttttttttatcagcaAAAACATTTCATTTGTGTTTTAGAATGTAACTATTGAAAGAGCCCCAATATAATGGTGTGTTTACGAATTTCTATTACAGTAAGCTGCATCCGTGACAAAATTAAGTTTGTTTGAACCAGAAAGTTATCTTTTATCTATTATTTCAAAACTTGCTGCTTCTTGCATAACTTTTGAGCTAGGAAGTGCAAAAGCTGCTAGTATGGGGGAGAGCATTCCCGTTTCTATGCCATGTTCTTGATATAGTGTAGACAGAATAATTGCTTTAGAGCTTAACTGGACTTAATTGGGCGGAATGGGAAATATATACCTGTACTCCATCAGCTTGGAAGCATGAGCTCCTTCATGTCAATCTTTCTTAAAAGATCTGTGTGATACTTTGGTGAGAATGCAATTGTATTTGCATCAGCTTAATGTAAACAGTCGAATATGTTTACCTTGAATAACTCCACAATTTTCTCCAAGTTAGACAGAACCAGAGAAGAGCAAAAAATTCGTAACTCTAATTCTTGTGATGGTTTCATCCTCATTCTGATATATGAAATTATCAGTTGTATTATTGGACTGGTCAGGTGATAAAGGTGTACTTACCATAGCATTTTGTTTTATTGCTCTTAAATCCCTATTAAGAACGTTTAGTTTGTGTGATTCAGGTCGACATGGTCATGATACCAGCAACAACCGGACAGATGGGTGTTTTGCCTGGCCATGTCGCAACCATTGCGGAGCTAAAGCCTGGAGTCTTATCAGTGCACGATGGGAGTGATGTGAAAAAGTATTTTATCAGCAGTGGATTTGCTTTTATTCATGCAAATTCTGTTGCTGATATAATTGCCGTGGAAGCTGTGCCAATTGACCAAATTGACGCAAGCTTGGTACAGAAGGGGCTTGCAGAGTTCACTCAGAAGCTCAGTTCAGCTACAACCGATTTGGAGAAAGCTGAAGCACAAATAGGCATCGATGTTCATAGTGCTCTTAACTCTGCTATCACTGGCTAATGACTTGCAATGCAATCAAATTTTTGTTACTTCTCTCTTCATCTAATTGAGCAGTATTCGACTTGGCAAATCGTCAGTGAGTTTCAGTGAAATAAAGTATATACTGAAGaacccttttatttatttattttaccaAAATTCTTCTCAAGTTCTGAGTGTTCTTTTATCGTCCATTTTTAGTCTTGAATCTGATCTGTGTTTTAATTGGTAATCAATTGCTCATAGAGTTCTTTTACATTCCTCCATGGTCTACATGGAGTAAGTGGTTTATCACTTCCAGAAACCTTTTTCATTTCAAAGAACACTTTTGCTTCCTTTATTCCTAgctattttacttgattttggCTTAAAGCCGTTGTCCAATAGGTTATCTGGATAACTAGTGTTCTAAAGATCTAGTTTTCCGTTGGCGAAATATGCCTAAGGGGATAGATCACTCCCACTTCGGGATATATGCTTTGACTTTGGTTTTTGTTCAAATTTTGGTTGTTATTAAAATGagatttaattttcttttaaaaaaaaaaatgagatttaatttttgttttaccTAAAATAACAGTATTTATTAGTAATGAGAATTACATTTTATAAGCACATGGCGATGCAAAACTAGAATAACACCACTTGAAACATACAAGATGTTCCACTTAGGTCATGATGTGGATGTGTAATGCGATCCAGATTCAAATATCGTACATGTCAATTGGGACACCAAGGTCCCAAATTTAGATCCAAACTTGACTCAAATATAAGTCTGACTCCGCCCACAAACTGAATTCAAATCTAGCGTCTCGACATCGACTATCACTGCTATTCGTTTAAAAGTTTTTTTTGATAActtaaattttatattttatataaatttctacaaaaaaatgcaaagaaaagtGTGAATTTGACTCCGCTATTATAAAGGTCCTCACTAGAGAGACCCATTAATTCCAATATGAAAATCCCGACTAGTATTTGTTTCGGTTATTGAAAAACCAAAAGGACGAGCGTATCACTCCTTTGAGTCCAATCCTCATCTTAACCTAAACATCATACTGAAACGCCAGCATAACAGAAACCAGGCCATCGGCCCAGTAAGAAACTGTAAAGCCCATTCCCTTTTGGAATGTCCCTACGGGCCCTACCAAACGAATCATTAGAATCATGAAAAGTCTCCCTTACCCTCGAGTTGATGGCCCAAACCCTCCGAATGTGCATTGACCATCCTGTCCCTTTCCTTACGAGATATGCTATTAAACCTCGTTAGGGTTTTAGAAGAGAGGCGAAGTGAGGAGTGAGAGTCAGAACCCTCTAGGTGGCCGCCCTCTCTCTCAACTGTCCAAATCCAAAGGGTTTTTGCTCCCAGCCGAAATCAAACTCCAAGGTATGTACTTTGCTATTCTAGCTGTTCTCAACAGCTTGATCATATCAAATTTATCGTATACTGTAACTGTGTTAAACAAGAACTCAACCTTAATGTTCTTATTGGACTGTTTGAATGCTCTGAAACACTTTATCATGTACCTCTGAGTTTGTCATTTCTAAGGGTTAGTTTTACGGGTTTGGAACCGATGACTCGTTTTGGGTTTCTAATGAAAAGGGTCTTATGTAGTATCAGCTTCATGTGTTCAAGTTCTTTTGTGTTATTAGGAAGTTGTGATTATTATTTATTGGAAGCAGATAGGGTTCTGaaaatctatttttattttgcgATTTCTAGCGTGGGATGTTGGTGATGATAATGATGCTTTGCAAACCAGATTACTAGATATGGATATATTGTGTACATCTGTTATTGGTGAAGTTTTATTAGTCTCGGAGAGCTGTTGTCTAGTTGAAATATACGACAAGTAATTTGATAGTGGGTTTTATCggctgtttttgttttggtggtGTATTGTGCAGAAAATGTCTTCAGACGACGAAAAAACCCCAGTCAAGGCCATATCAGTGAAGGAtagtgagaagaagaagaagaagcacagAGAGAAAGACAATGATGTGGACCAAGACTACATGATCAAGCCCCAGAGCTCGACTCCCTCCCTGGACACATCTCAGTGGCCCATTCTTCT encodes the following:
- the LOC133706624 gene encoding ATP synthase subunit delta', mitochondrial, which codes for MFRQASRLLGRASWLRPRPFCTEVPAATPSADPAFVEAWKKVAPNIDPPRTPSTYMDPRPPIPSSLPSKMTVNFVLPYSSELSGKEVDMVMIPATTGQMGVLPGHVATIAELKPGVLSVHDGSDVKKYFISSGFAFIHANSVADIIAVEAVPIDQIDASLVQKGLAEFTQKLSSATTDLEKAEAQIGIDVHSALNSAITG